The following are encoded in a window of Flavobacterium sp. WC2421 genomic DNA:
- a CDS encoding restriction endonuclease, producing MKLHSVTARLSKLFSESETPYLYYRAAENIFCRSFDAENLSRGDSAFDANFNSVGVGLKTFISQNQYSTEKIAEFNKLSSQLKDFKGKALALKLAEFRNDRIQLANRLYDIENSVYHIVARKSNELMLFETDYDIIDIDNINSVKETGSSLQFNDGNNFYSYNFSKSTLFRKFEIPQNVFRLPIEIIDDPYKLLMELFEENKGIDKATDLYSKGENYVILPLYGFKDKKKFVFEKSGLNQWNAGGRKRDFGEIYIPIPIIIHQLYPGFFPKRDKEFILQIPTGQKFTAKVCQENSKALMTNPNKALSDWLLRKILNLPEGELATIEILEELGFDSVIIYKDKEGNYKIDKAKSDSFESFLGDN from the coding sequence TTGAAATTACACTCTGTAACCGCAAGGCTTTCTAAGCTTTTTAGTGAGAGCGAAACACCTTATTTATATTACAGGGCAGCTGAAAATATATTTTGTAGAAGTTTTGACGCTGAAAATTTATCAAGAGGAGATAGTGCTTTTGATGCTAATTTTAATTCTGTTGGTGTTGGTTTAAAAACTTTTATCAGTCAAAATCAATACAGTACTGAGAAAATTGCCGAATTTAATAAATTATCTAGTCAACTTAAGGACTTTAAAGGAAAGGCCTTGGCACTAAAATTGGCAGAATTTAGAAATGATAGAATTCAACTAGCTAATAGGTTGTATGATATTGAAAATTCAGTATATCATATTGTTGCAAGAAAAAGCAATGAATTAATGTTGTTTGAAACGGATTATGATATCATTGATATTGATAATATTAATTCTGTAAAAGAAACTGGAAGTAGCTTGCAGTTTAATGATGGAAATAATTTTTATTCATATAATTTTTCTAAAAGTACATTATTTAGAAAATTTGAAATTCCACAAAATGTTTTTCGATTACCAATTGAAATAATTGACGATCCATATAAGTTGTTAATGGAATTGTTTGAAGAAAACAAAGGCATTGATAAAGCAACTGATTTATATTCAAAAGGAGAAAATTATGTTATTTTACCTTTGTATGGATTTAAAGATAAAAAGAAATTTGTTTTTGAAAAAAGTGGTTTGAACCAATGGAATGCAGGAGGAAGAAAGAGAGATTTTGGTGAGATTTATATTCCTATTCCAATAATTATACATCAACTATATCCTGGTTTTTTTCCAAAAAGAGATAAAGAATTTATTTTACAAATCCCCACAGGGCAAAAATTTACTGCAAAAGTTTGTCAAGAAAACTCCAAAGCCCTAATGACTAATCCTAATAAAGCTTTATCAGACTGGTTATTGAGGAAAATTTTGAATTTACCAGAAGGTGAATTAGCAACAATTGAAATATTAGAAGAATTAGGTTTTGATAGTGTTATAATTTACAAAGATAAAGAAGGGAATTATAAAATTGACAAAGCAAAATCGGATAGTTTTGAAAGTTTTTTAGGTGATAATTAA
- a CDS encoding Gfo/Idh/MocA family oxidoreductase, producing the protein MQKIKTALLSYGMSGKVFHAPFIEFHPGFELMGSWERSKKLIQLDYPEVKSYASLEEILAADVDLVIVNTPVGTHFEYAKKVLLAGKHAIVEKAFTTTVAEAQELAALAKEKGVKLAVFQNRRWDSDLKTVRQVLLDGSLGDIVEAEFHFDRYNPKLSPKQHKETANSGAGILKDLGPHLIDQALYLFGFPTAVMGDIRFTRDNSLVDDWIDITLYYDTLRVRLKASFFVREAIPAYQIQGKKGSFLKPRGDIQENDLKIGKKPNLASWGTESIDNEGLLHTEIEGKIIHGKIPTLQGNYYSFFDGVYHSIVNNTIEPVTAQDGVHVMQIIEAAIQSSAQKKIIEL; encoded by the coding sequence ATGCAAAAAATAAAAACCGCTTTACTTTCCTACGGAATGTCTGGAAAAGTATTCCATGCCCCATTTATAGAATTTCATCCCGGATTTGAATTGATGGGTTCTTGGGAAAGAAGTAAAAAATTAATTCAACTGGATTATCCTGAAGTGAAAAGTTATGCCTCTCTAGAAGAAATTCTAGCGGCTGATGTTGATTTAGTAATTGTCAATACACCAGTAGGAACGCATTTTGAATACGCCAAAAAAGTGTTGTTAGCAGGCAAACATGCGATTGTCGAAAAAGCTTTTACGACAACTGTTGCCGAAGCGCAGGAACTAGCAGCTTTAGCCAAAGAAAAAGGAGTGAAATTGGCCGTTTTTCAAAACCGCCGTTGGGATAGTGATTTAAAAACGGTTCGTCAAGTGTTGTTAGACGGAAGCTTGGGTGATATTGTGGAAGCCGAATTCCATTTTGACCGCTACAATCCTAAGCTGAGTCCAAAACAACACAAAGAGACAGCCAATTCTGGCGCAGGGATTTTAAAAGATTTAGGTCCGCATCTTATCGATCAAGCCCTTTATTTATTTGGTTTTCCTACTGCTGTTATGGGGGATATTCGCTTCACTAGAGACAATTCATTAGTGGATGATTGGATCGATATTACCTTGTATTACGATACTTTACGCGTCCGATTAAAAGCCAGTTTTTTTGTTCGAGAAGCTATTCCTGCCTATCAAATTCAGGGTAAAAAAGGTTCCTTTTTAAAACCGAGAGGGGACATACAAGAGAATGATTTAAAAATTGGAAAAAAACCAAACTTAGCGAGTTGGGGAACAGAATCAATTGATAATGAAGGTCTGTTGCATACTGAAATAGAGGGAAAAATAATCCATGGAAAAATTCCAACATTGCAAGGGAATTATTATAGTTTTTTTGATGGTGTTTATCATTCCATTGTGAACAATACGATAGAACCAGTTACGGCGCAAGACGGCGTTCATGTGATGCAAATTATTGAGGCAGCTATTCAAAGTAGTGCTCAGAAAAAAATAATCGAATTATAG
- the rseP gene encoding RIP metalloprotease RseP, with product MDLFIKLSQFLLSLSLLIILHELGHFIPAKLFKTRVEKFYLFFDVKYSLIKKKIGETEYGIGWLPLGGYVKISGMIDESMDKEQMALPPQPWEFRSKPAYQRLIIMLGGVTVNFILAFIIYIGMAFAYGDTFVANTDFKDGMLIENPVMIKAGFKTGDKILAADGVTIAKFDNDINMKIIMAKKVMIERNGIQQEIKMPIDFVDQLSKYEKGSLIAIRMPFAIGAVSEESPNTNLQAKDIITSLNGQPTKYFDEAKVILANSKGKTIPATILRNQKEENITLIVSKDGKLGVNAGGISMESLEKLGYYKVSTKEYGLIEAIPVGITKGKDQLVGYGKQLKMIFSPSTGAYKQVGGFKAIFDIFPSTWSWEVFWRITALLSIMLGVMNLLPIPALDGGHVMFLLYEIISGKKPSDKFLENAQMVGFVLLITLLLFANGNDIYKSIIGK from the coding sequence ATGGATCTATTTATCAAGCTTTCTCAATTTTTATTGAGTTTATCATTACTTATTATACTTCACGAATTAGGACATTTTATTCCTGCTAAGTTATTTAAAACCAGAGTCGAAAAATTCTACTTGTTTTTTGACGTTAAATACTCCCTTATAAAAAAGAAAATTGGAGAGACTGAATACGGTATCGGTTGGTTGCCTCTAGGTGGTTATGTAAAAATTTCAGGAATGATTGACGAGAGTATGGACAAAGAGCAAATGGCTTTGCCTCCGCAACCTTGGGAATTTCGTTCTAAACCCGCTTACCAACGTTTGATTATCATGTTAGGTGGTGTGACTGTTAATTTCATTTTGGCTTTCATCATTTATATCGGGATGGCATTTGCTTATGGCGATACATTTGTAGCCAATACGGATTTCAAAGACGGTATGCTAATCGAAAATCCTGTGATGATAAAAGCAGGATTTAAAACAGGTGATAAAATATTGGCTGCTGATGGTGTCACTATTGCAAAATTTGATAACGATATCAACATGAAAATCATCATGGCTAAAAAAGTGATGATTGAAAGAAACGGAATTCAACAAGAAATAAAAATGCCAATTGATTTTGTAGATCAATTATCAAAGTATGAAAAAGGTTCCCTAATTGCTATTCGTATGCCATTTGCCATTGGTGCTGTTAGCGAAGAATCTCCAAACACTAATTTACAAGCTAAAGACATTATTACTTCTTTAAACGGACAACCAACAAAATATTTTGATGAAGCTAAAGTGATTTTAGCAAATAGTAAAGGAAAAACCATTCCTGCAACTATACTTCGTAATCAAAAAGAAGAAAACATTACTCTAATAGTATCTAAAGATGGAAAACTAGGAGTGAATGCAGGCGGAATAAGCATGGAATCTTTAGAAAAACTAGGATATTACAAGGTAAGCACAAAAGAATATGGTTTAATTGAGGCAATTCCTGTGGGAATCACCAAAGGGAAAGACCAATTAGTAGGATACGGAAAACAACTAAAAATGATTTTCAGTCCAAGTACAGGTGCTTACAAACAGGTTGGTGGTTTTAAAGCCATATTTGACATTTTTCCAAGTACATGGAGCTGGGAAGTTTTTTGGAGAATCACGGCTTTATTATCAATTATGCTTGGAGTAATGAACTTATTGCCTATTCCAGCGCTTGATGGTGGTCATGTCATGTTTTTATTATACGAAATAATCAGTGGTAAAAAACCATCTGATAAATTCTTAGAGAATGCTCAAATGGTTGGTTTCGTATTACTTATAACACTGTTACTATTTGCTAATGGAAACGACATTTACAAGTCAATTATAGGGAAGTAA
- a CDS encoding MFS transporter, producing the protein MIDLQFITQFKAKGKYKKTYQNAKISYLNRIRWAVSSFYFGMGLCFATWASRIPDIKTALDLGSAELGTILFAVPLGQLLIMPFSGKLVTRFGSHRILIFSSILYVISLTNLGLATNPWQLSLGLFVFGIFSNLTNIAVNTQGVYTEELFKKTIMSSFHGMWSFAGFTGALVGLGMLALQLTPYVHFWIVGVIVFLLMAFNYKFLIKAKEIPKTEEKKLFTKPDSALIWLGVIGFCCMASEGVMFDWSGVYFKDVIHAPGPLVILGYTSFMIMMAGGRFFGDGLIHKFGRKPVMQISGFLISGGLFTAVFFPYIIPATIAFMFVGIGVSTIVPTLYSIAGKNPSVPPGEALTIVSSVSFLGFLMGPPVIGYIAELSSLRFSFAFIGVFGVLIAFMVSRIKAIQ; encoded by the coding sequence TTGATTGATTTACAATTTATAACGCAGTTTAAAGCCAAAGGGAAATATAAGAAAACGTATCAAAATGCTAAGATTTCTTATCTTAATAGAATACGTTGGGCGGTTTCCTCTTTTTATTTTGGTATGGGATTGTGTTTTGCCACTTGGGCAAGCCGAATTCCAGATATTAAAACGGCATTAGATTTAGGATCAGCTGAATTAGGAACTATTTTATTCGCCGTTCCGCTTGGGCAATTACTGATTATGCCTTTTTCGGGTAAATTAGTAACCCGTTTCGGCAGCCATCGCATCTTGATATTTTCTTCCATATTATATGTAATAAGTTTGACTAATCTAGGTTTAGCCACAAATCCTTGGCAATTGTCATTAGGATTATTTGTATTTGGAATCTTTAGTAACCTTACTAATATTGCCGTAAATACACAAGGCGTATATACCGAAGAGCTTTTTAAAAAAACCATCATGTCTTCTTTTCATGGCATGTGGAGTTTTGCGGGTTTTACAGGCGCTTTAGTTGGTTTAGGAATGTTGGCATTACAACTTACTCCCTATGTTCATTTTTGGATAGTGGGTGTAATCGTGTTTTTGCTGATGGCATTCAATTATAAATTTCTGATAAAAGCCAAAGAAATCCCCAAAACCGAAGAGAAAAAATTATTCACAAAACCGGATTCTGCCCTTATATGGTTAGGAGTCATCGGTTTTTGTTGCATGGCCAGCGAAGGCGTTATGTTTGACTGGAGTGGCGTTTATTTCAAAGATGTCATTCACGCTCCAGGACCATTAGTAATTTTAGGATACACCTCCTTTATGATTATGATGGCTGGAGGACGCTTTTTTGGAGACGGACTCATTCATAAATTTGGCCGAAAACCAGTAATGCAAATCAGCGGATTTTTAATTTCCGGAGGGTTGTTCACAGCCGTATTTTTCCCCTATATTATTCCTGCTACCATTGCATTTATGTTTGTGGGAATTGGAGTTTCAACGATTGTTCCAACACTTTATAGCATTGCAGGAAAAAATCCATCTGTTCCACCAGGCGAAGCTTTAACGATAGTTTCAAGCGTAAGTTTTCTAGGGTTTTTAATGGGACCACCAGTAATTGGCTATATTGCTGAGCTTTCCAGTTTGCGATTTTCGTTCGCATTCATAGGTGTATTTGGAGTGTTAATAGCCTTTATGGTTTCTCGAATTAAGGCCATTCAGTAA
- a CDS encoding DUF3883 domain-containing protein has product MIKNKSKHENYEILNLLGYGLSKFDNAFIKEFGFSTKNSFFNYFVEIEIVDTGSVVKNRMDLFDPFFPDNGRKGWWQKGDAYINRKHLIDSLFGNENVKGYSNIVKLFLKENYKVEDLYVEVKPIVQSRFKKLQETGLEAELYFINNYNLIDVFKNGIIEDARLYGDGYDFQISVDANTFLAEVKGIRAKKGKFRLTENEYTKAKEYQSNYIVTLVLNLDDSPTFLTIDNPLKNLKFEEKIIKSKETKEYHLCNDIC; this is encoded by the coding sequence ATGATTAAAAATAAAAGCAAACATGAAAATTATGAAATTCTAAATTTATTAGGTTATGGATTGTCAAAATTTGATAATGCATTTATAAAGGAATTTGGATTTAGTACAAAAAATAGTTTTTTTAACTATTTCGTTGAAATAGAAATTGTTGACACTGGAAGTGTAGTGAAAAATAGAATGGATTTATTTGATCCCTTTTTTCCAGATAATGGACGAAAAGGTTGGTGGCAAAAAGGCGATGCTTATATAAATCGTAAGCATTTAATTGATAGTTTGTTTGGAAATGAAAATGTAAAAGGATATTCAAATATTGTGAAATTATTTTTAAAAGAAAATTATAAAGTCGAAGATCTTTATGTTGAGGTTAAACCCATCGTTCAATCAAGATTTAAGAAGCTCCAAGAAACAGGTTTGGAAGCAGAATTGTATTTTATAAACAACTATAATTTAATTGATGTTTTTAAAAATGGAATCATTGAAGATGCCCGATTATATGGAGATGGATATGATTTTCAAATAAGCGTAGATGCTAACACCTTTTTAGCAGAAGTTAAAGGAATCAGAGCAAAAAAGGGAAAATTTAGACTGACTGAAAATGAATATACTAAAGCAAAAGAATATCAATCGAATTATATTGTCACTTTAGTTTTAAATTTAGATGATTCACCTACTTTTTTGACAATAGATAATCCTTTGAAAAATTTAAAATTCGAGGAAAAAATAATTAAATCAAAGGAGACTAAAGAGTATCATTTATGTAACGATATATGTTAA
- a CDS encoding NADH:flavin oxidoreductase/NADH oxidase, whose amino-acid sequence MSSKLFSPLLIKNITLKNRIAISPMCQYSAIDGFANDWHLVHLGSRASGGAGLVIQEATAVSPEGRISPGDLGIWNDNQIEKYIQINQFIESQNAVPGIQLAHAGRKASVSAPWEGNKKLDATQGGWQTVAPSAIGYHDNEASPVALDANGIQKVLSDFKSATKRSVQAGFKVMEIHAAHGYLLHQFLSPLSNLRTDEYGGSFENRIRFTLEVVAAVQTEWPKDLPLFVRISATDWADGGWNAEESVQLSKILKEKGVDLIDVSSGGAVSHQQIPLGPNYQVPFAERIKKETGILTGAVGLITEAHQAEEIVASGKADLVLFARESLRDPNLGLTFAHDLQVETVWPKQYERAKQ is encoded by the coding sequence ATGTCATCTAAATTATTTTCACCACTTCTAATAAAAAATATTACCCTAAAAAATAGAATTGCGATTTCACCCATGTGTCAATATTCTGCTATAGATGGGTTTGCCAATGATTGGCATTTGGTACATCTAGGGAGTCGCGCATCGGGTGGGGCTGGATTAGTCATCCAAGAAGCGACAGCGGTTTCCCCTGAAGGAAGAATTTCTCCCGGTGATTTAGGAATTTGGAATGACAACCAAATTGAAAAATACATCCAAATCAATCAATTTATCGAAAGTCAAAATGCAGTTCCTGGAATCCAACTCGCACATGCTGGAAGGAAAGCGAGTGTTTCGGCTCCTTGGGAAGGCAATAAAAAATTAGACGCGACTCAAGGGGGATGGCAAACCGTAGCGCCATCTGCAATTGGCTATCATGATAATGAAGCAAGTCCTGTGGCTTTGGATGCAAACGGAATTCAAAAAGTACTTTCTGATTTTAAATCAGCTACCAAAAGATCCGTGCAAGCCGGTTTTAAAGTAATGGAAATTCATGCCGCGCATGGGTATTTGTTACACCAGTTTCTTTCGCCTTTGTCTAATCTAAGAACGGATGAATATGGAGGAAGTTTTGAAAACCGAATTCGGTTTACGCTTGAAGTAGTAGCTGCCGTACAAACGGAATGGCCAAAAGATTTGCCTTTGTTCGTTCGAATCTCGGCTACCGATTGGGCAGATGGAGGGTGGAATGCGGAGGAATCAGTACAACTTTCGAAAATACTAAAAGAAAAAGGAGTGGATTTAATTGATGTCTCTTCGGGTGGGGCGGTTTCACACCAACAAATTCCTTTGGGGCCTAATTACCAAGTTCCTTTTGCGGAACGCATTAAAAAAGAAACAGGAATTCTAACCGGTGCTGTAGGTTTAATTACCGAAGCGCACCAAGCCGAAGAAATTGTTGCTTCTGGAAAAGCCGACTTGGTTTTATTTGCTAGAGAATCATTAAGAGACCCCAATTTAGGATTGACATTTGCTCATGATTTACAAGTAGAAACCGTTTGGCCAAAACAATACGAACGCGCTAAACAATAA
- a CDS encoding DUF5689 domain-containing protein produces the protein MKTIYYTIISLLVLVIFFSSCISDEVTVPKLTCNQPDLIVNKTVAEVHSTAAAIVSQYLYDDVIEAYVVSTDEFGNFFKTISFQTLATATSPAIGFSVPIDVTNAYVDFRLGNKVYVKLKNQYTDINYGSLRIGGIYVNTYNEGAVGRLSQTDYKNVLHASCTTLTEDQLVRSISIADLLQDSNLNTLVELSDVQFTEAAIGRHYFEEANNIGGATNWSLVDKQGNQVIFRTSSYADFAGKLVPDGSGKVRGVLTKFGSDYQLVARSEKDVVMTGIRKAPFFAEDFKNVVDKSNLSLPGWANIVQSGTLFWKGTVYSGNGYAEFNISGTKVNSNIAWLISPKIDMDMHTNEVLTFRTAQHHLDVDSPLNTLEVYVSTNFDGLNVKTATWIPVSVILPKQATPWYQFVGSGGVDLSSYKGKINIAFKYIGSGKNLALDGAFQVDDVQIYGDK, from the coding sequence ATGAAAACTATATATTATACAATTATTTCTTTGCTAGTTTTAGTTATCTTCTTTTCCTCATGTATTAGTGATGAAGTTACTGTTCCTAAACTCACCTGCAATCAACCTGATTTGATCGTGAATAAAACGGTTGCCGAAGTGCATAGTACTGCAGCTGCTATTGTTTCGCAATATTTGTACGATGATGTCATTGAAGCCTACGTCGTTTCTACAGATGAATTTGGAAATTTTTTCAAGACGATATCCTTTCAAACATTGGCTACAGCCACAAGTCCAGCCATTGGATTTAGTGTTCCAATAGACGTTACAAATGCCTATGTTGATTTTAGATTAGGGAATAAAGTATATGTAAAATTAAAAAATCAATATACCGATATCAATTATGGGAGTTTACGAATTGGAGGAATTTATGTCAATACGTACAACGAAGGCGCGGTGGGGCGACTTTCTCAAACCGATTATAAAAATGTATTGCATGCTTCATGCACGACTTTAACAGAGGATCAATTGGTACGATCGATTTCAATTGCCGATTTGCTGCAGGATTCTAACTTGAATACGCTAGTTGAACTGTCAGATGTTCAGTTTACGGAGGCGGCAATAGGGCGTCATTACTTTGAAGAAGCAAACAATATTGGTGGGGCGACTAATTGGAGTTTAGTAGACAAACAAGGAAATCAAGTCATTTTTAGAACCAGTAGTTATGCTGATTTTGCGGGTAAACTAGTGCCTGATGGAAGCGGAAAAGTAAGAGGGGTATTGACTAAATTTGGATCCGATTATCAATTAGTAGCTCGCTCAGAAAAGGATGTAGTAATGACAGGAATAAGAAAGGCTCCATTCTTTGCTGAGGATTTTAAAAATGTGGTGGACAAATCCAATTTAAGTTTGCCGGGTTGGGCTAATATTGTACAAAGTGGCACCCTTTTTTGGAAAGGAACTGTCTATTCGGGTAACGGTTATGCTGAGTTTAATATTTCTGGCACAAAAGTAAACTCTAATATTGCGTGGTTGATTTCACCAAAAATTGATATGGATATGCATACGAATGAGGTACTCACTTTTAGAACCGCCCAGCATCATCTCGATGTAGATTCTCCTTTGAATACTTTAGAAGTATATGTTTCTACTAATTTTGATGGACTGAATGTAAAAACGGCTACTTGGATTCCTGTTTCGGTGATTTTACCCAAACAAGCCACGCCTTGGTATCAGTTTGTAGGAAGTGGTGGAGTTGATTTATCATCTTATAAAGGAAAAATCAATATTGCGTTTAAATATATTGGATCAGGAAAAAATCTAGCTTTAGATGGTGCTTTTCAGGTTGATGATGTTCAGATTTATGGAGACAAATAA
- a CDS encoding carboxypeptidase-like regulatory domain-containing protein: protein MRKVLLILIAIFPLGLAFAQNQTGISGRVIDSKTQKPLPYVVISVQNTNLMQLTTFDGEFVFESVASGEHLLLFHSQGFKDALYPVTIVANQITNLGDVFLEDDQITDLQTSVIRLYENDLTDDNSGSESTSGLLQSSKDAFQQAAAFNWGQARFRIRGLDSENATTMINGVTMNKRYDGRPQWSNWGGLNDATRNQEFSVGTTPSDYSFGGILGTQEINTRASIYRPGTRITFSGTNTNYSWRTMGTYASGMGSSGWAFVVSAGKRLAEEGYFEGTTYDANSFFMSVEKKLSDKHSLNFLGFYTPNTRGKNSPNTAEVTQLTSEKYNSYWGYQDGKKRNARTKTIEEPILMLNHFFKINDHTNLNTSVMYQFGKIGNTNIDYQSANSPDPTYFRKLPSYYLSLYAKDSGEFSGDFTPDYDNAEKSRIEFLANPQIDWDAMYRANQKPILDANGTITGYEAAQSHYVLYEDRTNDKTMTVNTNFNTQLNENLIMNAGGSFSNLKSHNYQKVLDLLGGNYFEDIDGFYDGNQAQSDLNNPNRQVVVGEEYGYNYNYVANTLDAFTQFKFNYSKVDFYLAQSFSSTNYQREGLYKNGIYETISFGKSEKVQFENFGFKGGLTYKVSGKQMLTFNAAHLTKAPTIRNTFPNSRLNNSIVDGLQSENINSVDASYLFRSPKMKARITAYYSTIKDATKTSFFYAEGIFDNGAGYTNTNAFVSQTLTHLNKKNMGAEFSFEYQISATFKTSLSAGYGHYIYDSNPNVSINNDAVASIENTNPSYDFGTALLKNYKQAGLPQQAYALGIEYRDPKYWWIGANVNYLADTYIDVSPISRTSHFYTNPTSGFPFPEASEARAAELLKQEKFDPVLLLNFTGGKSWRIRGKYVGLFVSINNALDTKYKTGGYEQARNANFRQLNQDVSSGTPSFGNKYFYGYGRTYFVNLSFNL, encoded by the coding sequence ATGAGAAAAGTTCTCCTAATTCTTATTGCTATTTTTCCACTAGGACTTGCTTTTGCACAAAATCAAACTGGTATTTCAGGAAGAGTGATCGATTCCAAAACCCAGAAACCACTCCCTTACGTAGTGATCTCAGTACAAAATACGAATCTAATGCAACTCACCACATTTGACGGGGAGTTTGTTTTCGAGTCCGTTGCTAGCGGAGAGCACCTATTGCTTTTTCACAGTCAAGGTTTCAAAGATGCCTTATATCCAGTGACGATTGTAGCCAATCAAATCACAAATCTTGGAGACGTATTCTTAGAAGACGACCAAATTACCGACTTACAAACAAGTGTAATTCGCTTGTATGAAAATGATTTAACGGATGACAACAGCGGTTCCGAAAGTACTTCGGGTTTATTGCAATCCTCCAAAGATGCTTTTCAACAAGCCGCCGCTTTCAATTGGGGACAGGCCCGATTTCGAATACGAGGATTAGACAGCGAGAATGCCACGACCATGATCAATGGTGTTACCATGAACAAACGTTATGATGGTAGACCACAATGGAGCAATTGGGGTGGACTCAATGACGCCACTCGCAATCAGGAATTTTCCGTCGGAACAACACCCTCCGATTATAGTTTTGGTGGAATTCTGGGAACCCAAGAAATCAATACTCGGGCCTCGATTTATAGACCCGGCACCCGAATCACATTTTCAGGGACAAACACGAATTACAGTTGGCGTACCATGGGAACCTACGCTTCTGGAATGGGAAGCAGTGGTTGGGCTTTTGTAGTTTCGGCAGGGAAAAGATTGGCGGAAGAAGGGTATTTCGAAGGAACAACATACGATGCCAACTCTTTTTTTATGAGTGTGGAAAAGAAGTTAAGCGACAAACATTCCTTGAATTTCTTAGGATTTTACACACCCAATACCCGAGGTAAAAATTCCCCAAATACTGCTGAGGTAACGCAATTGACCTCGGAAAAGTACAATTCTTATTGGGGATATCAAGACGGAAAAAAGCGAAATGCAAGAACCAAAACCATCGAAGAACCCATCTTGATGCTCAATCATTTTTTCAAAATAAATGACCATACCAATTTAAATACCAGTGTGATGTATCAATTTGGAAAAATAGGAAATACCAATATTGATTATCAAAGCGCCAATAGTCCAGATCCAACCTATTTTAGAAAATTACCTTCCTATTATTTGTCGCTTTATGCCAAGGATAGTGGAGAATTTTCGGGGGATTTCACACCTGATTATGACAATGCAGAGAAAAGCAGGATTGAATTTTTAGCCAACCCACAAATCGATTGGGACGCCATGTACCGAGCCAATCAAAAACCAATTCTAGATGCAAACGGAACTATAACAGGTTATGAAGCCGCACAAAGTCACTACGTTTTATACGAAGATAGAACCAATGACAAAACGATGACAGTGAACACCAATTTCAATACCCAACTCAATGAAAACTTGATTATGAATGCAGGAGGTTCATTCAGTAATTTAAAATCACATAATTATCAAAAGGTTTTGGATTTGTTAGGCGGGAATTATTTTGAAGATATTGACGGTTTTTATGATGGGAATCAAGCGCAATCGGATTTAAATAATCCCAATAGGCAAGTGGTGGTAGGAGAGGAGTACGGGTACAATTATAATTATGTGGCCAATACACTAGATGCCTTTACTCAATTTAAGTTCAATTACAGTAAGGTCGATTTCTATTTGGCACAATCTTTTTCTAGTACTAATTATCAAAGAGAAGGGCTCTATAAAAACGGAATTTATGAAACGATATCTTTCGGGAAAAGTGAAAAAGTGCAATTTGAAAACTTCGGATTCAAGGGCGGATTAACCTATAAAGTTTCAGGAAAACAAATGCTGACTTTCAATGCAGCTCATTTGACTAAAGCACCTACAATACGCAATACATTCCCTAATTCCCGACTCAATAATTCCATTGTTGATGGTTTGCAAAGTGAAAATATAAACAGTGTGGATGCCAGCTACTTATTCCGTTCTCCTAAAATGAAAGCAAGGATTACAGCGTATTATTCTACAATAAAAGACGCAACGAAAACTTCTTTCTTCTACGCCGAAGGAATTTTTGATAATGGGGCGGGATATACGAACACCAACGCATTCGTGAGTCAGACTTTAACCCATTTAAACAAAAAGAATATGGGTGCCGAGTTCAGTTTTGAGTACCAAATATCGGCTACTTTTAAAACGAGTTTATCTGCTGGGTATGGACACTATATTTATGATAGTAATCCGAATGTGAGTATCAATAATGATGCAGTAGCATCTATAGAGAATACAAATCCATCCTATGATTTTGGTACCGCTTTATTAAAAAATTACAAACAAGCCGGTCTGCCACAACAGGCCTATGCTCTAGGAATTGAATACCGTGATCCTAAATATTGGTGGATTGGTGCCAATGTAAATTATCTAGCAGATACCTATATCGATGTTTCGCCCATTTCTAGAACGAGTCATTTTTATACTAACCCCACAAGTGGATTTCCATTTCCAGAAGCATCAGAAGCACGAGCTGCTGAATTATTAAAACAAGAAAAGTTTGATCCCGTGTTGCTACTCAATTTCACAGGAGGGAAATCGTGGCGCATTCGAGGGAAATATGTAGGGCTATTTGTAAGTATCAATAATGCCTTAGACACTAAATACAAAACGGGTGGATATGAACAAGCTAGAAATGCAAATTTCAGACAACTCAATCAAGATGTTTCCAGTGGAACTCCTTCTTTTGGCAACAAATATTTTTATGGTTATGGAAGGACTTATTTCGTAAACCTTAGTTTCAATTTATAA